From a single Streptomyces sp. NBC_01264 genomic region:
- a CDS encoding ATP-binding protein, protein MIGNLPEPSSSLIGRAPERAALVAALAEQRLTTVTGAGGVGKSSLALHAVGAGEDTDVLIGWAHLWPLQDEKRLVATLADAVGFSDHQHREPLAGLSEWMSGRRTLLVLDSCEHLTTAVRSVVADLLTACPELRVLVTSREPLGIAGEGVLRLGPLGESDSMELLRERAAAAGSSWHGPEAEASAVDVCRLLDGLPLALELAAAQLAGTSPQRLADQLRAHAGAELLHTRKPVQPARHRSLWTAMGWSHELCEPKERLLWSRLTVFRGQFDATAARAVCADRRLPAADVTSALEGLVRKSVLTRVESGFRLLEPLREYGRMWLVELGELDDAADRHATHFAALAARAEEDWLGPGQVDAYARVEEAHTDLCAALDHLLITFPGRALALMGRLGFFWACTGHLQEARGYLERCLDRAVEPDGPEHTQALWALGTTRLLQGDHAGAFALASRCSEAADPALDPEGSLRAAYLSGLVHLMSGDPHQAHATVRRALDDVPADPFFSQARLFCRLVAVFALTGLGDLAEAEKKAESLREKCALIGEYWTRSYTEYQLSLIALLQIRPALAAERAHAMLLSKRKIGDSFGVALGLDLLAAAVALQGEADRAARIYAAGLLHWRAVGHPQRGTPELAPIREQCEESLRARLGADGFTRILQDAEREEPAELLARILGEDEAGRHR, encoded by the coding sequence GTGATTGGCAACCTTCCCGAACCGTCATCGAGTCTCATCGGCCGCGCACCCGAGAGGGCAGCGCTCGTGGCCGCGCTCGCCGAGCAGCGGCTGACGACCGTGACCGGCGCCGGAGGTGTCGGCAAGTCCAGTCTCGCCCTGCACGCGGTCGGTGCGGGCGAGGATACGGACGTCCTGATCGGGTGGGCTCACCTGTGGCCGCTGCAGGACGAGAAGCGGCTGGTGGCCACCCTTGCCGATGCGGTGGGATTCTCCGACCACCAGCACCGCGAACCGCTGGCGGGGTTGTCCGAGTGGATGTCCGGGCGCCGCACACTGCTGGTTCTCGATTCCTGTGAGCACCTGACCACCGCCGTACGCAGCGTGGTTGCGGACCTCCTGACGGCCTGTCCCGAGCTTCGGGTGCTGGTCACCAGCCGTGAACCTCTCGGAATCGCAGGCGAGGGCGTTCTTCGCCTGGGCCCTCTGGGAGAGAGCGACTCGATGGAACTGCTCCGCGAGCGGGCCGCGGCGGCGGGGTCATCGTGGCACGGGCCGGAGGCCGAAGCCTCGGCAGTGGACGTCTGCCGACTTCTGGACGGATTGCCGCTGGCGCTGGAACTGGCCGCCGCCCAGCTGGCAGGCACCTCTCCGCAGCGTCTCGCGGACCAGCTGCGTGCCCACGCGGGCGCGGAGTTGCTGCACACGCGCAAACCCGTACAGCCGGCGCGTCATCGGAGTCTGTGGACGGCCATGGGGTGGAGTCATGAGCTGTGTGAACCGAAGGAGCGGCTCCTGTGGTCGCGGCTGACCGTGTTTCGCGGGCAGTTCGACGCCACGGCCGCGCGCGCGGTCTGCGCGGACCGCCGGCTCCCGGCCGCCGACGTCACCTCCGCGCTGGAGGGCCTCGTCCGCAAGTCCGTCCTGACCCGGGTCGAGTCGGGCTTCCGACTGCTCGAGCCGCTGCGCGAATACGGCCGGATGTGGCTCGTCGAACTGGGCGAACTCGACGACGCCGCGGACCGGCACGCCACCCATTTCGCCGCGCTGGCCGCCCGGGCCGAAGAGGACTGGCTCGGACCGGGCCAGGTCGACGCCTATGCACGGGTGGAGGAGGCCCACACCGACCTGTGCGCCGCCCTGGACCACCTCCTCATCACCTTCCCCGGAAGGGCCCTCGCACTGATGGGGCGGCTGGGGTTCTTCTGGGCGTGCACCGGACATCTGCAGGAGGCGCGCGGCTACTTGGAACGCTGCCTGGACCGGGCAGTCGAACCGGACGGGCCGGAACACACCCAGGCCTTGTGGGCACTGGGCACGACGCGACTCCTCCAGGGTGACCACGCGGGTGCATTCGCCCTGGCCAGCAGGTGCTCCGAGGCGGCCGACCCCGCCCTCGACCCCGAGGGGTCCCTACGGGCCGCCTACCTGAGCGGGCTCGTCCACTTGATGTCCGGCGACCCCCACCAGGCACACGCCACCGTCCGAAGAGCCCTGGATGACGTGCCCGCCGATCCCTTCTTCTCGCAGGCCCGCCTGTTCTGCCGGCTCGTGGCCGTCTTCGCCCTCACCGGGCTCGGCGACCTGGCCGAAGCGGAGAAGAAGGCCGAGTCGCTCCGCGAGAAGTGCGCCCTGATCGGCGAGTACTGGACCCGCTCCTACACCGAGTACCAACTCTCCCTGATCGCCCTCCTCCAGATTCGGCCCGCTTTGGCCGCAGAGCGGGCGCACGCGATGCTGCTGTCGAAGCGGAAGATCGGCGATAGCTTCGGAGTCGCCCTCGGCCTGGACCTGCTCGCCGCTGCGGTCGCCCTTCAAGGCGAGGCGGATCGGGCGGCCCGCATCTACGCGGCGGGGTTGTTGCACTGGCGGGCCGTCGGCCATCCACAACGCGGCACCCCGGAACTGGCTCCAATCCGCGAGCAGTGCGAAGAGTCCCTCAGGGCCCGACTCGGTGCGGACGGCTTCACCCGGATACTCCAGGACGCCGAACGGGAAGAGCCGGCCGAGCTCCTCGCCCGGATTCTCGGCGAAGACGAAGCAGGCCGGCACAGGTGA
- a CDS encoding DUF4383 domain-containing protein — translation MKLSDELPVDHRLATVYRYGALLCGLILIAFGVLGFAGALRPFDTQGETIAGLTTNTTLSVISVLVGLGLAAGAVIGGNFASTLNITVGGLFLLSGFAHIFILDTGANILGFGMTNVMFSFVMGLIIMTFGMYGRVSSKLPHDNPYWQRRHSTDEAGREPQASRAIAS, via the coding sequence ATGAAGCTGAGCGACGAACTCCCAGTCGATCACAGGCTGGCAACCGTCTACCGCTATGGCGCCCTTCTCTGCGGGCTGATCCTGATCGCGTTCGGTGTGCTCGGCTTCGCCGGAGCCCTCCGCCCCTTCGACACGCAAGGCGAGACCATCGCGGGCCTGACCACCAACACCACTCTGAGCGTCATCTCCGTCCTCGTCGGGCTCGGACTGGCTGCGGGCGCCGTCATCGGCGGAAACTTCGCCTCCACCCTGAACATCACGGTGGGAGGCCTGTTCCTGCTCAGCGGGTTCGCGCACATCTTCATCCTCGACACGGGCGCCAACATCCTGGGATTCGGCATGACGAACGTGATGTTCAGCTTCGTCATGGGCTTGATCATCATGACCTTCGGGATGTACGGCCGTGTCTCTAGCAAGCTCCCCCACGACAATCCTTACTGGCAGCGCCGTCATTCCACGGATGAAGCCGGCCGGGAGCCACAGGCGAGCCGGGCCATCGCCTCGTAA
- a CDS encoding MMPL family transporter, whose translation MGSTSRWVRWLVPSVLLVAWLGIGAVLGPYAGKLGEVATNDQAAFLPQSAESTKVLEARKAFERSASVPAIVVWQASHGGRVTDGQQREATRAVAAVAGRTGVTGPPSPALLSDDGLALQAIVPIAPDLGDDLPAVLEEMRSLAGEVPGLSVQIAGPAATQADLADAFAGIDGLLVGVALGAVLLILLLVYRSLLLPLMIIISAVFALGLACAVVYWLADRDVVRVDGQVQGILSILVIGAATDYALLLAARFKEELAARGDRMAAVAAAVRRSAGAITASAATVALGLLALLASDLTNNRALGPVGAIGIVCSVLSTLTFLPAVLVLLGRTAFWPATPKPGDAGGGGHALWRRVAAAIDRAPRRVWASTALLLLVLAGFASTLSSKGVPLEEIFVKDAPSVAAQQTLSRHFPGGSGQPAVIIADSGRAAEVQAAALKTDGVAGATTVTASGRPGGEPLVVDGRVRIDATLAAAADSDAAKRTVADLRTRLHAVPEAEAIVGGYTAQKYDTEQTAARDRTVIVPIVLGIILLILILLLRALLVPLLLVATVALNFLATLGVSALVFQHLLGFSGTDASVPLYGFVFLVALGVDYNIFLMSRVREESLVHGVRQGVLRGLTTTGGVITSAGVVLAATFAALMVIPLAFLVQIAFIVAFGVLLDTLVVRSLLVPALVLDIGPRSWWPSALARQQDPDTTGIARSETS comes from the coding sequence GTGGGAAGCACATCGCGATGGGTTAGATGGCTGGTGCCGTCGGTCCTGCTGGTGGCGTGGCTGGGGATCGGCGCAGTCCTCGGCCCGTACGCCGGGAAGCTCGGCGAAGTCGCCACCAACGACCAGGCGGCCTTCCTGCCGCAGAGCGCCGAGTCCACCAAGGTCCTCGAAGCGCGCAAGGCCTTCGAGCGCTCCGCATCGGTGCCCGCCATCGTCGTCTGGCAGGCCTCCCACGGGGGGCGGGTCACGGACGGGCAGCAGCGGGAGGCGACCCGGGCGGTAGCCGCGGTAGCCGGGCGCACCGGCGTCACCGGACCGCCGTCGCCCGCCTTGCTCTCGGACGATGGTCTGGCGTTGCAAGCCATCGTGCCGATCGCCCCTGATCTGGGCGATGATCTCCCGGCCGTCTTGGAGGAAATGCGCTCGCTGGCCGGCGAGGTGCCGGGGCTGAGCGTGCAGATCGCGGGACCGGCGGCCACGCAGGCCGATCTCGCGGACGCCTTCGCCGGAATCGACGGACTGCTGGTCGGTGTGGCGCTCGGCGCCGTGCTCCTGATCCTCCTGTTGGTCTACCGCAGCTTGCTCCTGCCGCTGATGATCATCATCAGCGCGGTGTTCGCACTGGGCCTCGCATGCGCGGTCGTCTACTGGCTGGCCGACCGGGACGTCGTACGGGTCGACGGCCAGGTCCAGGGAATTCTGTCCATCCTGGTCATCGGTGCGGCGACCGACTACGCGCTGTTGCTGGCAGCGCGGTTCAAGGAGGAACTCGCGGCACGCGGCGACCGGATGGCAGCCGTGGCGGCCGCCGTCCGGCGTTCGGCAGGAGCGATCACCGCCAGCGCGGCAACCGTTGCCCTGGGCCTCCTAGCCCTGCTCGCCAGCGATCTGACCAACAACAGGGCCCTCGGCCCGGTCGGCGCGATCGGCATCGTCTGTTCCGTCCTGAGCACCCTCACCTTCCTGCCCGCCGTACTGGTACTCCTCGGCCGCACGGCCTTCTGGCCGGCCACCCCGAAGCCCGGCGATGCCGGGGGCGGGGGTCACGCCCTGTGGCGCCGCGTCGCGGCCGCCATCGACCGGGCGCCGCGCCGGGTCTGGGCATCAACCGCGCTGCTCCTGCTCGTCCTCGCCGGGTTCGCGTCGACCCTGTCCTCCAAGGGCGTGCCCCTGGAGGAGATCTTCGTCAAGGACGCGCCCTCCGTCGCCGCCCAGCAGACTCTCAGCCGGCACTTCCCGGGCGGATCAGGCCAGCCTGCAGTGATCATCGCGGATTCGGGAAGGGCGGCCGAAGTGCAGGCCGCTGCCCTGAAGACGGACGGTGTAGCAGGGGCGACGACTGTCACGGCCTCGGGCCGACCCGGTGGCGAGCCCCTGGTCGTCGACGGCCGGGTCCGCATCGACGCCACCCTCGCGGCCGCCGCCGACAGCGACGCGGCGAAGCGAACGGTCGCGGATCTGCGTACGCGCCTGCACGCCGTACCGGAGGCCGAGGCGATCGTGGGCGGTTACACCGCCCAGAAGTACGACACCGAACAGACCGCGGCCCGCGACCGCACGGTCATCGTCCCGATCGTCCTCGGCATCATCCTGCTGATCCTCATCCTGCTCCTGCGCGCACTGCTGGTCCCCCTCCTCCTCGTGGCCACGGTCGCACTCAATTTCCTGGCCACCCTGGGTGTTTCCGCGCTCGTCTTCCAGCACCTCTTGGGCTTCAGCGGCACGGACGCCTCGGTTCCCTTGTACGGGTTCGTCTTCCTGGTGGCGCTCGGCGTCGACTACAACATCTTCCTGATGTCCCGGGTCCGTGAGGAGTCGCTCGTCCACGGGGTCCGTCAAGGTGTGCTGCGTGGTCTGACCACGACCGGTGGTGTCATCACCTCGGCGGGGGTGGTCTTGGCCGCCACTTTCGCGGCCCTCATGGTCATCCCTCTCGCCTTCCTCGTGCAGATCGCCTTCATCGTCGCCTTCGGCGTCCTCCTTGACACCCTTGTCGTACGGTCCCTCCTGGTGCCCGCGCTGGTGCTCGACATCGGCCCGCGGAGCTGGTGGCCCAGCGCCCTGGCCCGTCAGCAGGACCCGGATACGACCGGCATCGCGCGGAGCGAAACCTCGTAG